The Pseudomonas azadiae genome includes a window with the following:
- a CDS encoding MipA/OmpV family protein, whose product MKTLINAKHLCLSFTSLCLLTGADNVLAEDWAYSLKAGVANLPRYSGSDERRTTPVVGAAVVSPWGIFLDTDKGLGWGYEGNALSFSAYVGTSESRKDKDASMHAGAKRLKGMGEIKSRAQLGVSARYNLGRVVVGATLEHALKEDDHKDSGKAFTHLELSLGTQLYEGRYGSVDASLNSHFGDRNYLQTWYGVTTGQAARSRFQAYKAGAGNISNGMNLVWSLPISEHTRFSTLLDVQYLADEAGKSPIVERRLQTSVMGAIEYTF is encoded by the coding sequence ATGAAAACCCTGATCAATGCCAAACACCTTTGCCTGTCCTTCACCTCCCTGTGTTTGCTAACCGGCGCCGACAACGTGCTGGCCGAGGACTGGGCCTACAGCCTCAAGGCCGGCGTGGCGAACCTGCCGCGCTACAGCGGCAGCGACGAACGCAGGACCACGCCCGTGGTCGGCGCCGCCGTCGTCAGCCCCTGGGGGATTTTCCTCGACACCGACAAAGGCCTGGGCTGGGGCTACGAAGGCAATGCGTTGAGCTTCAGCGCCTACGTCGGCACCAGTGAATCGCGCAAGGATAAAGACGCGTCCATGCACGCGGGCGCCAAACGCCTCAAAGGCATGGGCGAGATCAAGTCACGTGCGCAACTGGGGGTCAGTGCCCGCTACAACCTGGGCAGGGTGGTCGTCGGCGCAACCCTTGAGCACGCCCTCAAGGAAGACGATCACAAGGACAGCGGCAAGGCGTTTACCCACCTGGAACTGAGCCTCGGCACCCAGCTCTATGAAGGCCGCTACGGCTCCGTCGATGCCAGCCTCAACAGCCATTTTGGCGACCGCAACTACTTGCAGACCTGGTACGGCGTGACCACTGGCCAGGCCGCGCGCAGCCGCTTCCAGGCCTACAAGGCGGGTGCGGGCAATATCAGCAATGGCATGAACCTGGTATGGAGCCTGCCGATCAGCGAACACACCCGGTTCTCGACCTTGCTGGACGTGCAGTACCTGGCGGATGAAGCAGGCAAGAGCCCGATCGTGGAGCGGCGGCTGCAGACGTCGGTGATGGGCGCGATCGAATACACCTTCTAG
- the miaE gene encoding tRNA-(ms[2]io[6]A)-hydroxylase codes for MNLPEIHEFLGCRTPDAWVQAALADQETLLIDHKNCEFKAASTALSLIAKYHGHVDLISMMSRLAREELVHHEQVMRLIKKRKVELRQLHAGRYASGLRKVVRSHEPVKLVDTLVVGAFIEARSCERFEALVPHLDEELGKFYFGLLKSEARHFQGYLKLAYQYGDAKDIAQVIERVRAAEHELIESPDVEFRFHSGVPA; via the coding sequence ATGAACCTGCCAGAAATCCACGAATTCCTCGGTTGCCGCACCCCTGATGCCTGGGTCCAGGCCGCGCTGGCCGATCAGGAAACCCTGCTGATCGACCACAAGAACTGCGAATTCAAGGCCGCCAGCACCGCCCTGAGCCTGATCGCCAAGTACCACGGCCATGTTGACCTGATCAGCATGATGTCGCGCCTGGCCCGCGAAGAGCTGGTGCACCATGAGCAAGTCATGCGTCTGATCAAGAAGCGCAAGGTGGAGCTGCGCCAGTTGCATGCCGGGCGTTATGCCTCCGGTTTGCGCAAAGTCGTGCGCAGTCACGAGCCGGTCAAGCTGGTGGATACCCTGGTGGTGGGCGCCTTTATCGAAGCGCGCAGTTGCGAGCGTTTCGAAGCGCTGGTGCCGCATTTGGACGAAGAGCTCGGCAAGTTCTACTTCGGTTTATTGAAAAGCGAGGCACGGCACTTCCAGGGTTACCTGAAGCTGGCGTACCAGTATGGCGACGCCAAGGATATCGCCCAGGTCATCGAGCGGGTGAGGGCGGCCGAGCACGAATTGATCGAATCACCCGACGTCGAGTTCCGCTTTCACAGTGGCGTGCCAGCCTGA
- a CDS encoding universal stress protein, with the protein MQAIRSILVVIEPEHSESLALKRAKLIAGVTGAHLHLLVCDKQHEHSALLSLLKSGLQEDGYSVSTEQAWNTSLHETIIDVQQAEGCGLVIKQHFPDSPLKKALLTPADWKLLRYCPCAVLLVKTATPWADGVILAAIDVGNSDAEHQQLHNAIIDHGFEIASLAKAQLHVISAHPSPMLSAADPTFQLRETIQARYREQCKAFQAAFDVDDSHLHIEEGPADVLIPFAAHKWQAAVTIIGTVARTGLSGALIGNTAEVILDAVESDVLVLKPQALMDHLEELATKA; encoded by the coding sequence ATGCAAGCTATCCGCAGCATCCTGGTGGTCATCGAGCCCGAGCATTCGGAAAGCCTGGCCCTCAAGCGCGCCAAGCTGATCGCCGGCGTCACCGGCGCGCACCTGCACTTGCTGGTCTGCGACAAGCAGCATGAGCATTCGGCGCTGTTGAGCCTGCTCAAGTCGGGTTTGCAGGAAGACGGCTACAGCGTCAGCACCGAGCAGGCGTGGAATACCAGCCTGCATGAAACCATTATCGACGTGCAGCAGGCCGAAGGGTGCGGGCTGGTGATCAAGCAGCACTTTCCCGACAGCCCGCTGAAAAAAGCCCTGTTGACGCCGGCAGACTGGAAACTTCTGCGTTATTGCCCGTGCGCCGTGCTGCTGGTCAAGACGGCTACGCCGTGGGCGGATGGCGTCATCCTGGCGGCGATTGATGTGGGCAACTCCGATGCAGAACATCAGCAACTGCACAACGCGATCATTGATCACGGCTTTGAAATCGCCAGCCTGGCCAAGGCGCAGCTGCATGTGATCAGCGCCCATCCGTCGCCCATGTTGTCGGCGGCGGATCCGACGTTCCAGCTCAGGGAAACCATCCAGGCGCGTTACCGCGAGCAGTGCAAGGCGTTTCAAGCAGCGTTTGATGTAGACGACTCGCACCTGCATATCGAGGAAGGGCCGGCGGATGTGTTGATCCCGTTCGCAGCCCACAAGTGGCAGGCGGCCGTGACGATCATCGGCACCGTGGCGCGCACCGGGCTGTCGGGGGCGCTGATCGGGAATACGGCGGAGGTGATACTGGATGCGGTGGAGAGTGATGTGCTGGTGCTCAAGCCACAGGCGTTGATGGATCACCTGGAGGAGCTGGCGACCAAGGCCTGA
- a CDS encoding DUF1289 domain-containing protein produces the protein MSHQTIKTPCVGLCSTVYGDLVCRGCKRFHHEVIQWNGYNEEEKRAVWLRLELLLVQVMVAKLEVFDPKTLRGQLEQRKIRFVPHQSAYCWAYQLIARGARVISNLEAYGMVLLPEFRDWPLPELRDAIDREFFILSEAHYQRYIAPGFLKDALDH, from the coding sequence ATGTCCCACCAAACCATCAAGACCCCCTGCGTCGGCCTGTGCTCCACGGTATACGGCGATCTCGTGTGCCGTGGCTGCAAGCGCTTCCACCATGAAGTGATCCAGTGGAACGGCTATAACGAAGAAGAAAAACGCGCGGTCTGGCTGCGGCTGGAGCTACTGCTGGTGCAGGTGATGGTCGCCAAGCTGGAAGTTTTCGACCCCAAGACCCTGCGCGGCCAACTGGAGCAACGCAAGATCCGCTTTGTGCCGCATCAGTCCGCGTACTGCTGGGCCTACCAACTGATTGCGCGGGGCGCGCGGGTGATTTCCAATCTGGAGGCGTATGGCATGGTGCTGCTGCCGGAGTTCCGCGACTGGCCCTTGCCTGAACTGCGGGATGCGATTGATCGGGAGTTCTTTATCCTCTCCGAAGCGCATTACCAGCGCTATATCGCCCCCGGTTTCCTGAAGGATGCACTGGACCACTGA
- a CDS encoding amino acid ABC transporter ATP-binding protein, with the protein MIDISNVRKSFGPIEVIKGVNLTIRKSEVLCLIGASGSGKSTLLQCINGLEPIQGGKIVVDGTDVHAKGTDLNKLRQKLGIVFQQYNAFPHLTALENVALAPRLVKKIPKAKAMQLAHEHLSFVGLGNRADMRPASLSGGQQQRLAIARALAMQPDYMLFDEVTSALDPELVGEVLDTIRKLKDSGMTLIMVTHDIAFARESADRIAFFDNGLICEVGDARQVINEPRKDRTRQFLQRVLH; encoded by the coding sequence ATGATTGATATCTCGAATGTCCGCAAAAGCTTCGGCCCCATCGAAGTCATCAAGGGCGTCAACCTGACGATCCGCAAAAGTGAAGTCTTGTGCCTGATCGGCGCCAGTGGCTCGGGGAAGTCCACCTTGCTGCAATGCATCAATGGCCTGGAGCCGATCCAAGGCGGCAAAATCGTGGTCGACGGTACGGATGTGCACGCCAAGGGAACGGATCTGAATAAGCTGCGCCAGAAACTCGGCATCGTGTTTCAGCAATACAACGCGTTCCCCCACCTCACCGCGCTGGAAAACGTGGCGCTGGCACCGCGCCTGGTCAAGAAAATCCCCAAGGCCAAAGCCATGCAGTTGGCCCATGAGCACTTGAGTTTCGTCGGCCTGGGCAATCGTGCAGACATGCGCCCCGCAAGCCTGTCCGGAGGCCAGCAGCAACGGCTTGCAATCGCACGCGCCCTGGCGATGCAGCCAGACTACATGCTGTTCGACGAAGTCACCTCCGCCCTCGACCCCGAGCTGGTGGGAGAAGTGCTGGATACCATCCGCAAACTCAAGGACTCCGGCATGACCCTGATCATGGTGACCCACGATATTGCCTTCGCGCGCGAATCCGCAGACCGGATTGCGTTCTTCGATAACGGGCTGATCTGTGAAGTCGGTGACGCGCGCCAGGTCATCAATGAGCCACGGAAGGACAGGACTCGGCAGTTCCTCCAGCGTGTATTGCACTGA
- a CDS encoding winged helix-turn-helix domain-containing protein, with protein MENLGLGKVLLVEDDEKLAGLIAHFLSQHGFEVRVEHRGDEALAAFLDFKPKIVVLDLMLPGQSGLHVCRGIRAVSDTPIVILTAKEDDLDHILGLESGADDYVIKPIKPPVLLARLRALQRRQAPEPTVRGALAFGRLSIDRSCRVVSLGDDKIDLTTMEFELLWLLASNSGTILSRDDILNRMRGIAFDGLNRSVDVYISKLRGKLNDNPREPVCIKTIWGKGYLFNPFAWEV; from the coding sequence ATGGAAAACCTGGGGCTGGGCAAGGTCTTGCTCGTTGAAGACGACGAAAAACTGGCAGGGCTGATCGCGCATTTCCTGTCGCAGCATGGTTTCGAGGTGCGTGTGGAGCATCGCGGCGACGAGGCCCTGGCGGCGTTCCTGGACTTCAAGCCGAAGATCGTTGTGCTCGACCTGATGCTGCCCGGGCAGAGCGGCCTGCACGTGTGCCGCGGGATCCGCGCGGTGTCCGACACGCCGATCGTGATCCTCACCGCCAAGGAAGACGACCTGGACCATATCCTTGGCCTGGAGTCCGGTGCCGACGACTACGTGATCAAACCGATCAAGCCTCCCGTGCTGCTGGCGCGCCTGCGTGCCCTGCAACGTCGGCAGGCGCCGGAGCCGACGGTGCGCGGGGCCCTGGCCTTCGGGCGCTTGTCCATCGATCGCAGTTGCCGGGTGGTCAGCCTGGGCGACGACAAGATCGACCTCACCACCATGGAGTTCGAGCTGCTGTGGCTGCTGGCCAGCAATTCGGGCACGATCCTGTCCCGCGATGACATCCTCAACCGTATGCGCGGCATTGCCTTCGATGGCCTCAACCGCAGCGTCGATGTGTACATCAGCAAACTGCGCGGCAAACTCAACGACAACCCACGCGAGCCGGTGTGCATCAAGACCATCTGGGGCAAGGGCTACCTGTTCAACCCGTTCGCGTGGGAGGTCTAG
- a CDS encoding MFS transporter, translated as MRKDYLAFFVSLFLSRLGDQILLFIVPLIVFQTTQSVAWAGLAFFVESLPRYLAFPVCGALCDRFAPARILHVSQVYRALACVLAVALYAVFDGIYWIVVLSALCGVLTTQGIMAREVLMPRVFEQYTYAKTLSYSQIADQSGLVLGPLVAALMLEVWAWHWVVLGIAGLFVLADLAMLVWQRNTTVNLARFDQHGDIWLQPLRIAFGHIRNLPELKRIIALAVGVNLIIGVTLATSAAMVTGQFAAGKDAYALLQAAGAGVTIAILFYLARATLALKVLGGLSYSMIGVGALVMAFSPDLWAYSLGFLLVTGFDKMFNVYMRSTRQRVIPAQDFGKTVGVITLFNNLAQPLAGLAIAVLAAPLSTQTVILLLTLVSALIGVAVASGWHATVKAELDVG; from the coding sequence ATGCGCAAGGATTACCTGGCGTTCTTTGTATCACTGTTCCTGTCGCGGCTGGGCGACCAGATCCTGCTGTTTATCGTGCCATTGATTGTGTTCCAGACCACCCAAAGCGTCGCCTGGGCCGGGCTGGCGTTCTTTGTCGAATCGCTGCCACGTTACCTGGCGTTCCCGGTGTGCGGCGCATTGTGCGACAGGTTTGCACCGGCGCGCATCCTGCATGTCAGCCAAGTTTACCGGGCGCTGGCCTGTGTGCTGGCGGTCGCCTTGTACGCGGTGTTCGACGGTATCTACTGGATCGTGGTGCTTTCGGCGCTGTGCGGGGTGCTGACCACCCAGGGCATCATGGCGCGGGAGGTCCTGATGCCGCGCGTCTTCGAGCAGTACACCTACGCCAAGACCCTGTCCTATTCACAGATTGCTGACCAGAGCGGCCTGGTGCTTGGCCCGCTCGTCGCCGCCCTGATGCTGGAGGTGTGGGCCTGGCATTGGGTGGTGCTGGGGATCGCCGGGCTGTTTGTGCTGGCCGACCTGGCGATGCTGGTCTGGCAGCGCAACACCACGGTGAACCTGGCGCGCTTCGATCAGCATGGGGACATCTGGCTGCAACCGCTGCGCATCGCCTTCGGGCATATTCGCAACTTGCCGGAACTGAAGCGGATCATTGCCCTCGCGGTCGGTGTGAACCTGATCATCGGCGTGACGCTGGCCACCTCGGCAGCGATGGTCACGGGGCAGTTCGCCGCCGGTAAAGACGCCTATGCGCTGTTGCAGGCCGCCGGCGCGGGGGTAACGATCGCCATTCTGTTTTACTTGGCACGCGCGACCCTGGCGTTGAAAGTGCTGGGCGGGCTGTCGTATTCGATGATCGGCGTCGGGGCGCTGGTCATGGCGTTCAGTCCCGACCTGTGGGCCTATAGCCTGGGTTTCCTGCTGGTCACCGGTTTCGACAAGATGTTCAACGTGTACATGCGCAGCACGCGTCAGCGGGTTATCCCCGCGCAGGATTTCGGCAAAACGGTGGGCGTTATCACGTTATTCAACAACCTCGCGCAACCCTTGGCCGGCCTTGCGATTGCCGTGCTGGCCGCGCCTTTGAGTACCCAGACGGTGATCTTGCTGCTGACCTTGGTCAGCGCATTGATCGGCGTGGCCGTGGCCTCAGGCTGGCACGCCACTGTGAAAGCGGAACTCGACGTCGGGTGA
- a CDS encoding serine hydrolase domain-containing protein has product MLRSLRGIPLLGCLLGSIGCHGQPPAPPPVPKGDYSAIIRYLQNRIPRDMAQANTLGLSIALVKGQELIWARGFGMADKALGVPVTPNTAFRAGAISKLLTASAALQLVERKRLALDAPIQQTLREFHVRSRFHDDQQAADRDITLRRLLSHQSGLPSEHLRDLRTGFAMGQMPLRLSGVWLSTPPGTQVAYSNLGYALVGAAIERSSGNAFETQLQHSLLKPLEMNHASFVGTAAHSGYRAQGYEDGIASTDAQVRDLAAGGLWASPEDLGHYVQMLFAKGLYKGNRVMASRSIDEMFTQQNTGNALDFDCQIGLAWFLAPCGDEPVGPGVRAFQHSGGGDDFAAQLTLLPDQQLAVIIMANDSKAEDMVATLATDTLRLMLQAQTGEAVCGDDCQAPRHGLKLRQVPAAVDRQRLAGFYATAWGIFRIKDDAQRLHGELAGHDFELLRDNHGWLRAQKKVLGFWLKDLGELGRVQLDVITVQGRQMLTARSHGQRVAIGERINPPPLSLAWADTVGTYQVLNTHEPDAPLSGISVRLEEGFLVIRGQLHDEPLTDYILLPVDNAHAVLAGTGYGLGDTVSRQINGLSASGYSFKRTHPSLSF; this is encoded by the coding sequence ATGCTTCGCTCATTGCGCGGTATTCCACTGCTCGGTTGCCTGTTGGGCAGTATCGGCTGCCATGGGCAGCCACCTGCGCCGCCGCCGGTTCCCAAGGGCGATTACAGCGCGATTATCCGCTACCTGCAAAACCGCATCCCCCGCGACATGGCCCAGGCCAATACCCTGGGCCTGTCGATTGCACTGGTGAAAGGCCAGGAATTGATCTGGGCCCGCGGCTTCGGCATGGCCGACAAAGCGTTGGGTGTGCCAGTGACGCCAAACACCGCCTTCCGGGCGGGCGCCATCTCGAAACTCCTTACCGCCAGCGCCGCCCTGCAACTGGTCGAACGCAAGCGGTTGGCGCTGGATGCGCCGATCCAGCAAACGCTGCGTGAATTTCATGTGCGCTCGCGCTTTCATGACGATCAACAAGCCGCCGACCGCGACATCACCTTGCGTCGCCTGCTCAGTCATCAATCCGGCCTTCCCAGTGAACACTTGCGCGACCTGCGTACCGGCTTCGCCATGGGACAGATGCCGTTGCGCCTGTCCGGCGTTTGGCTGAGCACACCGCCCGGCACGCAAGTGGCCTACTCCAACCTGGGTTATGCGTTGGTCGGGGCGGCCATCGAGCGCAGCAGCGGCAATGCGTTTGAAACCCAGCTGCAGCACAGCCTGCTCAAACCCCTTGAGATGAACCACGCGAGTTTTGTCGGTACCGCCGCGCATTCGGGCTACCGCGCACAGGGGTATGAGGACGGTATCGCCAGCACCGACGCGCAAGTCCGTGACCTGGCCGCCGGTGGGTTGTGGGCCAGCCCCGAGGACCTTGGCCATTACGTGCAGATGCTCTTTGCCAAGGGGCTGTACAAAGGCAACCGGGTAATGGCCAGCCGCTCCATCGATGAAATGTTTACCCAACAGAACACCGGCAACGCCCTGGACTTCGATTGCCAGATCGGCCTGGCCTGGTTTCTTGCGCCCTGCGGTGACGAGCCGGTGGGCCCTGGGGTGCGCGCCTTCCAGCACAGTGGCGGTGGCGATGATTTTGCCGCGCAACTGACGTTGCTGCCGGACCAACAGCTGGCTGTGATCATCATGGCCAATGACAGCAAGGCCGAAGATATGGTCGCCACACTCGCCACCGATACCCTGCGCCTGATGCTCCAGGCGCAAACCGGCGAGGCGGTGTGCGGCGACGACTGCCAGGCGCCCCGCCATGGACTGAAGTTGCGCCAGGTGCCGGCCGCCGTCGACCGCCAACGCCTGGCCGGGTTCTATGCCACCGCCTGGGGAATCTTCCGAATCAAAGACGATGCCCAGCGACTGCACGGCGAACTGGCCGGCCATGACTTCGAGCTGCTGCGGGACAACCACGGCTGGCTGCGCGCGCAAAAAAAGGTCCTGGGCTTCTGGCTCAAGGACCTGGGCGAACTGGGCCGCGTGCAGCTTGACGTAATTACCGTACAAGGCCGGCAGATGCTCACCGCGCGCAGCCACGGCCAGCGCGTCGCTATTGGTGAGCGCATCAATCCGCCGCCGCTGTCGCTGGCCTGGGCCGACACCGTCGGCACCTATCAAGTGCTCAATACCCACGAACCCGATGCGCCTTTGAGCGGCATCAGCGTGCGCCTGGAAGAAGGTTTTCTGGTGATTCGCGGCCAACTGCACGACGAACCGCTGACCGACTACATCCTGCTGCCCGTGGACAACGCCCATGCGGTGCTCGCCGGTACCGGCTACGGCCTGGGCGACACCGTCAGCCGCCAGATCAACGGCCTGAGCGCTTCGGGCTATTCCTTCAAACGTACCCACCCCTCCTTGAGTTTCTGA
- a CDS encoding ATP-binding protein → MLRLYIRLYIILALGLAGAIWLVNYTYDELLPEANETFNREAMRGPAYGLVEQLRPLPASAREARVRELQPYYGLRLDLVQRDELGLSQRERQLLADGQLVVRGDFMEFIATIDGGPQLLNIKLPEEPKWLYLWAYGLLGLSLAVVLYFWVRPHWRDLEHIRLAAQRFGNNDLSSRILLPRRSTVRALAGHFNQMAERIESLIANQRDLTNAVSHELRTPIARLSFELDQLKQQSDPRQRGELIADMYADLGELEEMVSELLTYASLERGATQVTRERIEAHSWLDSVIGSVALEAEAAGIQLSLRTCEVDFIEIEPRFMARAVINLLRNAIRYAERRVEVSLVKFGSGYEVRVCDDGPGVPEEGRSRIFQPFMRLDASRDRRTGGFGLGLALVQRVSQWHGGQVQVLDSEWGGASFRMTWAYAD, encoded by the coding sequence ATGCTGCGGCTCTACATCCGCCTGTACATCATCCTGGCGCTGGGCCTGGCGGGGGCGATCTGGCTGGTCAACTACACCTACGACGAACTGCTGCCTGAAGCCAATGAGACCTTTAACCGCGAAGCCATGCGTGGCCCGGCCTATGGGCTGGTCGAGCAATTGCGACCACTGCCGGCGAGCGCGCGCGAGGCCCGGGTGCGCGAGCTGCAGCCCTATTACGGCCTGCGTCTGGACCTGGTGCAGCGCGATGAACTGGGGTTGAGCCAACGCGAGCGGCAATTGCTCGCAGACGGGCAATTGGTGGTACGTGGCGATTTCATGGAGTTCATCGCCACGATCGACGGTGGCCCGCAACTGCTCAATATAAAGCTGCCCGAAGAGCCTAAATGGCTGTACCTGTGGGCCTACGGCCTGCTGGGGTTGAGCCTGGCGGTCGTGCTGTATTTCTGGGTGCGTCCGCACTGGCGCGACCTGGAACACATTCGCCTGGCGGCGCAACGTTTTGGTAACAACGACCTCAGTTCACGCATCCTGTTGCCACGCCGCTCCACCGTGCGCGCGTTGGCCGGGCATTTCAACCAGATGGCCGAGCGCATCGAAAGCCTGATCGCCAACCAGCGCGACTTGACCAACGCCGTGTCCCATGAGCTGCGCACGCCGATTGCGCGCCTGTCGTTCGAGCTTGACCAGCTCAAGCAACAGAGCGACCCGCGCCAGCGCGGCGAATTGATCGCGGACATGTATGCCGACCTCGGCGAGCTGGAAGAAATGGTCTCCGAGCTGCTTACCTACGCCAGCCTGGAGCGTGGCGCCACCCAGGTCACCCGTGAGCGCATCGAGGCCCACAGTTGGCTCGACAGTGTGATCGGCAGCGTGGCGCTGGAGGCTGAGGCCGCCGGCATTCAACTGTCGTTGCGCACCTGCGAGGTGGATTTTATCGAGATCGAACCGCGCTTCATGGCGCGTGCGGTGATCAACCTGCTGCGCAACGCGATCCGCTACGCCGAGCGCCGCGTGGAGGTGTCGCTGGTCAAATTCGGCAGTGGCTATGAAGTGCGGGTCTGTGACGACGGTCCCGGCGTGCCGGAAGAAGGCCGTTCGAGGATCTTCCAGCCCTTCATGCGCCTGGACGCCAGCCGCGACCGTCGCACCGGCGGCTTCGGCCTGGGCCTCGCGCTGGTGCAGCGGGTGTCGCAGTGGCACGGCGGCCAGGTGCAAGTGCTGGATTCGGAATGGGGCGGGGCGTCGTTCCGGATGACATGGGCGTATGCCGACTAG